A window from Megalobrama amblycephala isolate DHTTF-2021 linkage group LG21, ASM1881202v1, whole genome shotgun sequence encodes these proteins:
- the LOC125256899 gene encoding LOW QUALITY PROTEIN: EKC/KEOPS complex subunit Tp53rk-like (The sequence of the model RefSeq protein was modified relative to this genomic sequence to represent the inferred CDS: deleted 1 base in 1 codon) yields MAQSNSLKASVPSYLKDAQLIKQGAEARVYRGTFLGRSVIIKERFPKLYRHPEVDEKLTRRRTTQEVRSILRCRRAGINAPVVYFVDYTTHCIFLEDIIHSVSVRDHIASEQNPQRLQALADKIGEVLAQMHDEDVIHGDLTTSNMLLITRADQQHIHLVLIDFGLSYISALAEDKGVDLYVLEKAFLSTHPKTETLFERLVKSYTASSKKSSAVIKKLDEVRLRGRKRSMVG; encoded by the exons ATGGCTCAGTCAAACTCACTAAAAGCGAGTGTCCCGTCGTATTTAAAAGACGCACAGTTGATTAAACAAGGCGCAGAAGCTCGTGTCTATCGAGGTACGTTTTTGGGGCGGTCCGTCATTATTAAAGAGAGATTCCCAAAATTATATCGCCACCCTGAAGTCGATGAGAAACTGACGCGCCGCAGAACCACGCAGGAGGTGCGATCCATT CTGCGCTGCAGGAGAGCAG GTATCAACGCACCTGTTGTGTATTTCGTTGACTACACCACGCATTGTATTTTCCTGGAGGATATTATTCACTCTGTGTCGGTCAGAGACCACATTGCATCAGAACAAAACCCACAGCGCCTCCAGGCTCTAGCAGACAAGATCGGTGAAGTCCTGGCTCAGATGCATGACGAAGATGTCATTCATGGTGATCTCACcacctccaacatgcttctgatTACCAGAGCTGACCAGCAACATATTCACCTGGTTCTGATTGACTTTGGCTTGAGTTACATTTCTGCGCTAGCAGAAGATAAAGGAGTTGACCTGTATGTGTTGGAGAAAGCTTTTCTCAGCACTCACCCCAAAACAGAGACTTTGTTTGAGAGACTTGTGAAAAGTTACACGGCTTCATCTAAAAAGTCCTCGGCAGTCATCAAGAAACTGGACGAGGTTCGGTTGAGAGGACGGAAGAGGTCTATGGTCGGATAA
- the si:ch73-267c23.10 gene encoding LOW QUALITY PROTEIN: serine incorporator 1 (The sequence of the model RefSeq protein was modified relative to this genomic sequence to represent the inferred CDS: deleted 2 bases in 2 codons) — MGAVLRTLSSWVSCLCDCAACLRCRCCPQIKNSIITRIMYAFILLLGTIIACVMLSPGVEQQLKRIPGFCNGGAGSSIPGLKANVQCESFVGYKAVYRVCCGMSLFFLTFSLLMINVKNSRDPRAAIHNGFWFFKIAVMIAVTVGAFYIPDKPFTRMWFIVGTCGAFCFILIQLVLLIDFAHSWNESWVDKMEKENTNRWYIALLSVTGLNYSLSFTAAVLCYNIYAQPEGCMLNKFFISFNMSICVIASALSVLPKIQDYQPRSGLLQSSIMTLYTMYLTWSAMTNEPDRTCNPNLLSIFQQITSSTVAPLEIENQTAIIIVDIEETVPSAPYLQWWDAQSIVGLAIFVLCILYSSIRSSNTSQVNKLTLAAKDTTIVDDSCTGSAEMAEEPSTPLHVEDNERDTGSVQLRFLSLHAAPGIPLYHDDPHQLVQVCVAVVQQDFPVITKVL; from the exons ATGGGTGCTGTGCTGAGGACCCTGAGTAGTTGG gTTTCTTGCCTTTGCGACTGTGCAGCATGTCTAAGGTGCCGATGCTGCCCACAGATCAAGAACTCCATCATAACTCGAATCATGTATGCCTTCATCCTTCTGCTTGGCACCATCATTGCCTGTGTGATGTTGTCTCCTGGTGTTGAACAACAACTTAAAAGA ATCCCTGGTTTTTGTAATGGAGGAGCAGGCTCCAGTATACCAGGA TTGAAGGCCAATGTTCAATGTGAGAGTTTTGTTGGTTATAAGGCTGTGTACCGGGTTTGCTGTGGCATGAGTTTGTTCTTTCTCACCTTCTCTCTGCTCATGATCAATGTGAAGAACAGCCGAGATCCCAGAGCTGCAATCCACAATGG GTTCTGGTTTTTCAAGATTGCAGTCATGATTGCCGTCACTGTTGGTGCCTTTTATATTCCAGACAAGCCTTTTACCCGAA TGTGGTTTATTGTGGGAACCTGCGGAGCGTTTTGCTTTATTCTGATACAACTGGTTTTGCTTATTGACTTCGCCCACTCGTGGAATGAGTCCTGGGTTGATAAAatggaaaaagaaaacacaaatagGTGGTATATAG CCTTGCTGTCGGTAACAGGACTGAACTATAGT CTGTCCTTCACGGCTGCTGTTCTCTGCTATAACATCTACGCTCAGCCTGAGGGATGCATGCTCAACAAGTTCTTCATCAGCTTCAATATGTCGATATGCGTCATAGCTTCAGCTCTTTCTGTACTGCCCAAAATTCAG GATTACCAGCCCAGATCTGGTCTTCTCCAGTCATCCATTATGACTTTGTACACCATGTATCTTACCTGGTCAGCCATGACCAATGAACCAG ACCGCACATGCAACCCGAATCTGCTCAGCATCTTCCAGCAGATCACATCCTCCACAGTCGCCCCACTGGAGATTGAGAACCAGACTGCCATCATCATCGTCGACATAGAGGAAACCGTCCCATCGGCCCCATACTTGCAGTGGTGGGACGCTCAAAGCATCGTTGGACTGGCCATTTTTGTTCTCTGCATTTTGTATTCAAG TATACGCTCTTCCAATACAAGTCAAGTTAATAAACTAACCTTAGCTGCCAAAGACACCACCATCGTGGATGATAGCTGCACAGGAAGTGCTGAGATGGCAGAAGAGCCTTCGACACCACTACATGTGGAGGACAACGAAAGAGACACTGGTTCAGTACAGCTACGCTTTCTTTCACTTCATGCTGCTCCTGGCATCCCTTTATATCATGATGACCCTCACCAGCTGGTACAGGTGTGTGTGGCGGTAGTGCAGCAAGATTTCCCAGTCATCACTAAAGTACTCTGA